Proteins co-encoded in one Streptococcus parauberis NCFD 2020 genomic window:
- the dapB gene encoding 4-hydroxy-tetrahydrodipicolinate reductase, with product MSIKVIIAGFNGKMGSTTLNMVKSEADLEVVALLDPKAVEKEIEGIPVFNSIEDLVGFDADVWVDFTNPAVAYEHTFFALTNGFCPVVGTTGYTSSQLEELYQLSKVKQVGGLIAPNFAIGALLLMEFAAKAAKYFPDLEIIELHHNQKKDAPSGTAMKTAEMITRSKADSTEYRVEDEELLAGARGANYNGIHIHSVRLPGLVAHQEVIFGGPGEGLTIRHDSYNRDSFMQGVKIAIKEVIKKDQLVYGLENLL from the coding sequence ATGAGTATAAAAGTAATTATTGCTGGTTTTAATGGAAAAATGGGATCAACGACGCTGAATATGGTTAAATCAGAAGCTGATTTAGAAGTTGTTGCTTTACTTGATCCGAAAGCAGTTGAAAAAGAAATTGAGGGCATACCTGTTTTCAATTCTATAGAAGATTTAGTTGGTTTTGATGCAGATGTTTGGGTTGATTTTACAAATCCTGCAGTAGCATATGAACATACTTTTTTTGCGCTTACAAATGGCTTTTGTCCAGTTGTTGGGACGACTGGTTATACCAGCAGTCAATTAGAAGAGCTTTATCAACTTTCTAAAGTTAAACAAGTAGGTGGATTAATTGCTCCAAATTTTGCCATAGGTGCCTTACTTTTAATGGAATTTGCAGCTAAAGCAGCTAAATATTTCCCAGATTTAGAAATTATTGAGTTGCATCACAATCAGAAAAAAGATGCTCCTAGTGGTACAGCAATGAAAACTGCAGAAATGATTACTCGGTCTAAGGCAGATAGTACAGAATACAGAGTTGAAGATGAAGAATTACTTGCTGGAGCTCGAGGAGCTAACTACAATGGAATCCATATCCACAGTGTCCGCTTACCAGGACTAGTCGCTCATCAAGAAGTAATTTTTGGTGGTCCGGGAGAAGGCTTGACAATTCGCCATGACTCCTATAATCGAGACTCTTTTATGCAAGGTGTTAAGATTGCAATAAAAGAAGTTATCAAAAAAGATCAATTAGTATACGGATTAGAGAATTTACTATGA
- a CDS encoding CCA tRNA nucleotidyltransferase — MKLMTMPSEFQKALPILKKIKDAGFQAYFVGGGVRDILLDRPIHDVDIATSSYPQETKNIFERTVDIGIEHGTVLVLENGGEYEITTFRTEDVYVDYRRPSQVSFVRSLEEDLKRRDFTVNALALDETGQIIDAFTGLEDIKNKELRAVGKAEERFEEDALRIMRGFRFSATLDFSIEKETFVAMCSHAPLLEKISVERSFIEFDKLLIADKWKRGLRLLINAKAHLYLPGLANKESELRNVLLEVADDFIYSNSPQAWANLILTLQVESPKEFLKSWKTSNDFQKIVTKMINLYQIRLSSSYNKSTIYKYGKDLAYLCENLREAKGLEAEYNLIDEFDKELIIHDKHEICVNGGTLIKEFGMKPGPQLGSLLKKIEIAIVEGSLANQKADILAFVAKEKVNE; from the coding sequence ATGAAATTAATGACAATGCCTTCTGAATTTCAGAAGGCTTTACCAATATTAAAGAAAATAAAAGATGCTGGATTTCAGGCCTACTTTGTTGGTGGTGGAGTCAGAGATATTCTTTTAGATAGGCCAATTCATGACGTAGATATTGCAACATCATCCTATCCTCAAGAAACGAAAAATATTTTTGAAAGAACTGTTGATATTGGGATTGAACATGGAACAGTTTTAGTCCTTGAAAATGGTGGTGAGTATGAAATCACTACCTTTCGAACTGAGGATGTTTATGTTGATTATCGAAGACCTAGCCAGGTCTCTTTTGTGCGTTCTCTGGAAGAAGATTTAAAAAGAAGAGATTTTACAGTTAATGCATTAGCGTTGGACGAAACTGGACAAATAATTGATGCTTTTACCGGCTTAGAAGACATAAAAAACAAAGAATTACGGGCAGTTGGAAAAGCCGAAGAACGTTTTGAAGAAGATGCTTTACGGATTATGCGAGGGTTTCGCTTTTCTGCAACATTAGACTTTTCTATTGAAAAAGAAACTTTCGTAGCAATGTGTTCACATGCCCCATTATTAGAAAAAATATCAGTTGAACGCTCATTCATTGAATTTGACAAATTACTTATTGCAGATAAATGGAAGAGAGGCTTACGCCTTTTAATTAATGCTAAAGCACATCTCTACCTCCCTGGTTTAGCCAATAAAGAGAGTGAACTACGAAATGTGCTATTGGAAGTAGCGGATGATTTTATTTATAGCAATAGTCCACAAGCTTGGGCCAATTTGATTCTGACATTACAAGTAGAAAGTCCAAAAGAATTTCTAAAAAGCTGGAAAACCTCCAATGATTTCCAAAAAATTGTCACTAAAATGATTAATTTATATCAGATAAGATTGTCATCATCCTATAATAAATCAACGATTTACAAGTATGGAAAAGACTTAGCTTATCTATGTGAAAATTTAAGAGAAGCAAAAGGTTTAGAAGCTGAATATAATTTAATAGATGAGTTTGATAAAGAACTAATTATTCATGATAAACATGAAATTTGTGTTAATGGCGGAACATTAATAAAAGAATTTGGGATGAAACCAGGTCCACAATTAGGTAGTTTGTTGAAGAAAATTGAAATTGCTATTGTAGAAGGTAGTCTTGCAAATCAAAAAGCAGATATTTTGGCTTTTGTTGCTAAGGAGAAAGTGAATGAGTGA
- a CDS encoding ABC-F family ATP-binding cassette domain-containing protein: protein MSDLLVEKLSKTVGDKTVFKDISFLIHDFDRVGIIGVNGTGKTTLLDVLSEKIGFDGDISPITKANGYNIAYLTQDPVFDDQTTVIDTVLSSDLQEMQLIRQYEKLMADYSESNQSLLEKVMADMDRLDAWSIESDVKTVLSKLGIHQLQAKVGSLSGGLRRRVQLAQVLLGSADLLLLDEPTNHLDIDTISWLTNYLKASKKTVLFITHDRYFLDSLATRIFELDNASLTEYQGNYQDYVRLKAEQDERDAANLHKKKQLYKQELTWMRRQPQARATKQQARISRFHNLKTEVHVDNNQNQLDINFETSRIGKKVISFDHVTFGYDDKKVINDFSLIIQNRDRIGIVGDNGVGKSTLLHLINADLQAQFGKIDIGETIKIGYFSQQIKDMDVNKRMITYLQEIADEVKTSGGSTSISELLEQFLFPRSTHGSLISKLSGGEKKRLYLLKILIEKPNVLLLDEPTNDLDIATLTVLESFLQSFNGPVITVSHDRYFLDKVANKILAFENGTIREFFGNYSDYLDEKDFEKNEISQSLKQESLKVTKKVMVNQKKRMSYLEKKEWAEIEDKIAQQEDKIEATEQEMQTISTSDYGQLMDLQASVEKMNKELLEMYDRYEYLSELEE from the coding sequence ATGAGTGACTTATTAGTTGAAAAATTAAGTAAGACCGTTGGAGACAAAACAGTATTTAAAGACATTTCATTCTTAATACATGATTTTGACAGAGTTGGTATTATTGGGGTTAATGGAACTGGGAAAACAACACTACTTGATGTTCTTTCAGAAAAAATTGGTTTTGATGGGGATATCTCTCCAATAACAAAAGCAAATGGTTATAATATTGCTTACTTAACGCAAGATCCGGTGTTTGATGATCAAACCACCGTCATTGACACAGTCCTTTCTTCGGATTTACAAGAAATGCAATTAATTAGACAATATGAAAAGTTAATGGCAGATTACTCAGAGTCTAACCAAAGTCTTTTAGAAAAAGTAATGGCTGATATGGATCGATTAGATGCTTGGTCGATTGAAAGTGATGTCAAAACAGTTCTTTCGAAATTAGGTATTCATCAACTACAAGCAAAAGTAGGCTCATTATCCGGGGGCTTGCGTAGACGTGTCCAATTGGCTCAAGTTTTACTTGGCTCGGCGGACCTCTTGCTCTTAGATGAACCTACCAATCACTTGGATATAGATACTATTTCTTGGTTGACTAATTATTTAAAAGCTAGCAAAAAAACAGTGCTTTTTATCACCCACGATCGTTATTTCCTTGATAGTTTAGCAACTCGTATTTTTGAACTTGATAATGCAAGTTTGACAGAGTATCAAGGGAATTATCAAGATTATGTCCGTTTAAAGGCGGAACAGGATGAGCGAGACGCTGCAAACTTACATAAAAAGAAACAGCTCTATAAACAAGAACTAACTTGGATGAGACGTCAGCCACAAGCTCGAGCAACAAAACAACAAGCTCGAATAAGTCGATTCCATAACTTAAAAACAGAAGTTCATGTTGATAATAATCAAAATCAACTTGATATAAATTTTGAAACGAGTCGTATTGGCAAAAAAGTAATTAGTTTTGATCATGTAACATTTGGCTATGATGATAAGAAAGTGATTAATGACTTTTCACTGATTATTCAAAATAGAGACAGGATTGGGATAGTTGGTGATAACGGCGTTGGGAAATCGACCCTTCTTCATTTGATTAATGCAGATTTGCAGGCTCAATTTGGAAAAATAGACATTGGTGAAACAATAAAAATTGGCTATTTTTCACAACAAATCAAAGATATGGATGTCAATAAACGGATGATTACTTATTTGCAAGAGATTGCGGATGAAGTAAAAACAAGCGGTGGTTCAACTAGTATCAGTGAATTATTAGAACAATTTCTCTTTCCAAGATCTACTCATGGTAGTTTAATCTCAAAATTATCAGGTGGTGAGAAAAAAAGATTGTATCTCTTGAAAATCTTGATTGAGAAGCCCAATGTTCTCCTATTAGATGAACCGACCAATGATTTGGATATTGCCACTTTGACTGTTTTGGAGAGTTTTCTGCAATCATTTAATGGTCCCGTAATTACTGTCAGTCATGACAGATATTTTTTAGATAAGGTAGCAAATAAAATTCTAGCTTTTGAAAATGGTACAATCAGAGAGTTCTTTGGAAACTACAGTGATTATTTGGACGAAAAAGACTTTGAAAAAAATGAAATCAGCCAAAGTTTGAAACAAGAAAGTCTTAAAGTGACAAAAAAAGTTATGGTTAATCAGAAGAAGCGCATGTCTTATCTAGAGAAAAAAGAATGGGCAGAAATTGAAGATAAAATTGCCCAACAAGAAGATAAGATAGAAGCGACTGAGCAAGAGATGCAAACTATTTCAACATCAGATTACGGCCAACTAATGGATCTGCAAGCATCTGTTGAAAAAATGAATAAAGAACTCTTAGAGATGTATGACCGTTATGAGTATCTTAGTGAACTAGAGGAATAA
- a CDS encoding ABC transporter ATP-binding protein: protein MTEKHVFKRIWTYLRKYKTSLISAVLLKVVSALMSSLEPFVLGLAITEISNNLIEMAKGVEGAGINKSYIAFILFLYFIRAVFFEIGSYGSNYFMTKAVQSGIKDLRQDLSHKINKIPVSYFDKHQFGDMLGRFTSDVETVSNALQQAFLQIVNAFLTITFAVIMALYINAPLASILIISVPLIYFSSQFVLKKSQPYFKEQAKVLGDMNGFVQENLSGFNILKLYGREDRSEEDFHAITDRLQEVGFKASFLSGIMMPVLHFISDSVYMIIALLAGLQVLAGKLAIGNMQAFVQYIWQISQPIQTITQLAPVLQSSKSSLERIFTVLDETEDLSKENVSLTVPLTGQVSFNQVDFSYNDSKSLIKDFTLDVEPGEMIAIVGPTGAGKTTLINLLMRFYDVKSGSITVDGMDIREISRQAYRQQFGMVLQDAWLFEGTIQENLQFGNLSATEDDIIQAAETANFDHFISTLPGGYQMMMNQESSNISLGQKQLLTIARALLADPKILILDEATSSVDTRLELLIQKAMKRLMKGRTSFVIDHRLSTIQEADKILVLKDGQIIEQGSHYNLLEARGFYYDLYYSQFKTSN, encoded by the coding sequence ATGACAGAAAAACATGTATTCAAAAGAATCTGGACTTATCTTAGGAAATATAAAACATCATTAATTTCAGCTGTCCTTTTAAAAGTCGTTAGTGCCTTAATGAGTTCTTTAGAGCCTTTTGTCCTTGGTCTTGCTATTACAGAGATATCAAATAACCTCATTGAGATGGCTAAAGGAGTAGAAGGGGCAGGGATTAATAAATCTTATATTGCTTTTATCCTCTTCTTATATTTTATCCGTGCTGTCTTTTTTGAAATCGGTTCATATGGCTCTAACTATTTTATGACCAAGGCTGTACAATCAGGGATAAAAGATTTACGTCAGGACTTAAGTCATAAAATTAATAAAATTCCAGTTTCTTATTTTGATAAGCATCAATTTGGAGATATGTTGGGACGCTTTACATCCGACGTAGAAACTGTCTCAAATGCTTTACAACAAGCCTTTTTGCAAATTGTTAATGCCTTCTTAACGATTACTTTTGCAGTTATTATGGCCCTTTATATTAATGCGCCTTTGGCTTCAATTTTGATTATTAGCGTTCCTTTAATCTATTTTTCTTCTCAATTTGTCTTGAAAAAATCACAACCCTACTTTAAGGAGCAAGCTAAAGTATTAGGGGATATGAATGGTTTTGTTCAAGAGAATTTAAGCGGATTTAATATTCTTAAATTATATGGTCGCGAGGATCGATCTGAGGAAGACTTTCATGCCATCACAGATCGCCTTCAAGAAGTTGGGTTCAAAGCAAGTTTCTTATCTGGGATTATGATGCCCGTATTGCATTTTATCTCTGACTCGGTCTATATGATTATAGCCCTATTAGCCGGACTCCAAGTTTTGGCAGGAAAACTAGCTATTGGAAATATGCAGGCTTTTGTTCAGTACATCTGGCAAATTAGTCAGCCGATTCAAACAATTACCCAATTAGCTCCCGTTCTTCAAAGTTCTAAATCATCACTCGAACGGATTTTTACGGTTCTTGATGAAACTGAAGATCTTTCTAAGGAAAATGTCTCACTAACAGTGCCCTTGACAGGACAAGTATCCTTTAATCAAGTTGACTTTTCCTATAATGATTCTAAGTCACTGATTAAAGATTTTACCTTAGACGTTGAACCTGGTGAAATGATTGCTATCGTTGGTCCGACTGGCGCTGGTAAAACAACTTTGATAAATCTTCTTATGCGTTTCTATGATGTTAAGAGTGGCTCAATTACTGTAGATGGGATGGATATTAGAGAGATTTCTAGGCAAGCCTATCGTCAGCAATTCGGGATGGTTTTACAGGATGCTTGGTTGTTTGAAGGGACTATTCAAGAGAATCTTCAATTTGGGAATTTGTCGGCGACAGAAGATGATATCATTCAAGCCGCTGAGACGGCCAACTTTGATCACTTTATTAGTACCTTGCCTGGCGGTTATCAGATGATGATGAACCAGGAATCAAGCAATATTTCTCTGGGGCAAAAACAACTCTTAACTATTGCGCGTGCGCTGTTAGCAGATCCGAAAATACTGATTTTGGACGAGGCTACCTCATCAGTCGATACCCGTTTAGAATTATTAATTCAAAAAGCGATGAAACGCTTGATGAAAGGTAGAACAAGTTTTGTGATTGATCACCGTTTATCAACGATTCAAGAAGCAGATAAGATACTAGTTCTAAAAGATGGCCAAATTATTGAACAAGGAAGTCATTACAATCTCCTAGAGGCTCGTGGATTTTATTATGATCTCTATTATAGCCAGTTCAAAACATCCAATTGA
- a CDS encoding ABC transporter ATP-binding protein, producing the protein MGLIWSYLKNKKYWLFLDFVGAIFFVLVNLGLPTILAKMIDQGVVQNNTDALYYWAMMMFIIVVLGVIGRIILSYASSKLTTTMIKELRNDMYSRLQDYSHTEYEKIGVSSLVTRITNDAFVLMQFAEMSLRLGVVTPLMMIFSVVMILLTSPSLAWIVAVLMPLLVFVVIYVAIKTKPLSEKQQNTLDKINQLVRENLTGLRVIRAFSREDFQEERFAQKNQEYAETSRQLFTLTGLTEPLFVQIIIAMIVAIVWFALDPLTNQEIKIGDLVAFIEYSFHAMFSFLMFANLFTMYPRMSVSSKRINEVLDMPISISKNEDGITESETKGYLEFDNVTFSYPGETENPVLQNISFKTKPGETIAFIGSTGSGKSSLVNLIPRFFDVTFGRILVDGIDVRDYQLKALRAKIGFIPQKALLFTGTIEDNLKYGKADASLPELDQATEVSQAREFIASREEGYQTHLAEAGSNLSGGQKQRLSIARAVVKKPDIYIFDDSFSALDYKTDAELRRRLKEVTDNATVLIVAQRVGTIMDADQIIVLDQGQIVGRGTHEELLESNEIYAEIAKSQLNSKKEVAD; encoded by the coding sequence ATGGGATTAATTTGGTCTTATTTAAAAAACAAAAAGTATTGGCTGTTTTTAGATTTTGTAGGAGCTATTTTTTTCGTATTAGTTAACTTAGGACTCCCGACAATTTTGGCCAAGATGATTGACCAAGGAGTTGTTCAAAACAATACAGATGCTTTATATTATTGGGCTATGATGATGTTTATCATTGTTGTCTTAGGAGTTATTGGACGGATCATTCTATCCTATGCTTCCAGCAAATTAACAACAACAATGATTAAGGAACTTCGCAATGACATGTACAGCCGCTTGCAGGACTATTCTCATACGGAGTATGAGAAAATTGGTGTCTCATCATTGGTGACTCGGATAACAAATGACGCCTTTGTACTTATGCAATTTGCTGAAATGTCATTAAGATTAGGTGTTGTGACACCATTGATGATGATTTTTTCTGTGGTGATGATACTATTAACCAGTCCTTCGCTTGCTTGGATTGTGGCTGTATTGATGCCATTACTAGTTTTTGTAGTTATTTATGTTGCTATCAAAACCAAACCCTTATCTGAGAAACAACAAAATACGCTGGATAAGATTAACCAGCTTGTTCGCGAAAATTTAACAGGTTTACGTGTTATCAGAGCTTTTTCAAGAGAGGACTTTCAAGAAGAACGTTTTGCTCAAAAGAACCAAGAATATGCTGAAACATCACGTCAATTATTCACACTGACTGGTTTGACAGAGCCTTTATTTGTCCAAATTATTATTGCAATGATTGTAGCAATTGTCTGGTTTGCTTTAGATCCTTTAACAAATCAAGAAATCAAAATTGGTGACTTAGTAGCATTTATTGAATATAGTTTCCATGCCATGTTCTCTTTCTTGATGTTTGCCAATCTCTTTACCATGTACCCTCGCATGTCTGTTTCAAGCAAGCGAATTAATGAAGTGCTGGATATGCCAATTTCAATTTCCAAAAATGAGGATGGGATTACTGAAAGTGAAACTAAAGGTTACCTTGAATTTGATAATGTTACCTTTTCTTATCCTGGAGAGACAGAAAATCCTGTCCTTCAAAATATCTCATTTAAAACAAAACCTGGGGAAACCATTGCTTTTATTGGATCGACAGGGTCAGGTAAGTCATCCCTTGTTAATTTAATCCCTCGATTCTTTGATGTTACATTCGGGAGAATACTGGTCGACGGCATCGATGTCAGAGATTACCAACTAAAAGCTTTGCGTGCAAAGATAGGCTTTATTCCACAAAAAGCTCTGCTATTCACCGGGACTATCGAAGATAATCTAAAATATGGAAAAGCAGATGCTAGCCTACCAGAACTAGATCAAGCCACAGAGGTTTCTCAGGCTCGCGAATTTATAGCCAGCCGTGAGGAAGGTTATCAAACGCATTTGGCTGAGGCTGGAAGCAATCTATCTGGAGGACAAAAGCAAAGATTGTCGATTGCCCGAGCAGTCGTTAAAAAACCAGATATTTACATCTTTGATGATTCCTTCTCAGCATTAGATTATAAGACAGATGCCGAATTAAGAAGACGCTTGAAAGAAGTGACGGACAATGCAACTGTCTTAATTGTCGCTCAGCGTGTTGGAACAATTATGGATGCTGATCAAATCATTGTTCTTGATCAAGGACAAATTGTTGGTCGAGGGACGCATGAAGAATTACTAGAAAGTAATGAGATTTATGCTGAAATTGCCAAATCTCAATTAAATAGTAAAAAGGAGGTAGCTGACTAA
- a CDS encoding GNAT family N-acetyltransferase, whose amino-acid sequence MTIRPIEEKDDQAIAQIIKKSLEAVGLDQEGTAYTDPQLNHLTSYYSEAPKSQYFVMSSENKILGGAGYARLTPEIAELQKCYVTKEARRQGIASALIEHLEQEAKEHDYQAIYLESSSLLKEAISFYRHHGYEKLSKPLPNNQNHHAMDIWMMKKL is encoded by the coding sequence ATGACAATCCGACCTATCGAGGAAAAAGATGACCAAGCTATAGCCCAAATAATAAAAAAATCCTTAGAAGCAGTAGGTTTGGACCAAGAGGGAACAGCATATACCGACCCACAATTAAATCACTTAACAAGTTACTACAGTGAAGCGCCGAAATCACAGTATTTCGTGATGAGTAGTGAAAACAAAATTCTAGGCGGAGCAGGGTATGCTAGACTAACACCTGAAATAGCAGAATTACAAAAATGTTATGTGACAAAAGAAGCTCGTCGTCAAGGAATTGCTAGCGCACTCATAGAACACCTTGAGCAAGAAGCCAAGGAACATGACTATCAAGCTATCTATTTGGAAAGCTCGTCGCTTTTAAAAGAAGCTATCAGTTTTTACCGTCATCATGGTTATGAAAAATTATCAAAACCATTACCTAATAATCAAAACCATCATGCTATGGATATTTGGATGATGAAAAAATTGTAA